Proteins from one Listeria weihenstephanensis genomic window:
- a CDS encoding Lmo2079 family surface lipoprotein, which yields MKKAIIALALIVLSVALFLTACTSPKSEFMSSFRNTVKNKQFTTLITLQPVAISGFEELNQLNPDALIASNVTVKTSRDSDRDLTYNTFGVHVGGVPTMDITAHSFQNGSTGKIFVPVNDFFQTATPVTNLLDLATNSVFSKVLAENEDLKDKQLDLLQTWQNVTNQVIDEKTVDEQADQLQAIEGKTAFLIYENLNKLDKSHYQTENGTIKLTLSKKELAELANAWLEEFRSNHDFISFYANVSGLKESQAKESWNASSSDMQETLKALIQNKNIQLSTVMTLHPDADKGIKKLVITVDYANQENHQKLKFNFTMELLDFEKIPESPSKADIVTKKELDNVMTDVIQAQRK from the coding sequence AGAAAGCCATCATCGCATTAGCTTTGATTGTCCTGTCGGTAGCCTTATTTTTAACGGCTTGTACGTCGCCAAAATCAGAGTTCATGTCATCTTTTCGAAATACCGTAAAAAACAAGCAATTTACAACTTTAATAACGCTGCAACCCGTGGCAATATCAGGATTTGAGGAACTTAACCAGTTGAACCCAGATGCCCTAATTGCAAGCAATGTAACCGTCAAAACATCGCGTGACAGTGATCGCGATTTAACCTATAATACATTTGGCGTTCATGTCGGCGGCGTCCCAACAATGGATATAACCGCCCATTCGTTCCAAAACGGCAGTACCGGCAAAATTTTTGTACCTGTCAATGATTTTTTTCAAACAGCAACACCTGTCACGAACCTGCTAGATTTAGCGACCAATTCAGTATTTTCCAAAGTACTTGCCGAAAACGAAGACTTAAAAGACAAACAACTGGATCTATTACAAACGTGGCAAAATGTAACCAATCAAGTCATCGATGAAAAAACGGTGGACGAGCAAGCCGACCAACTTCAAGCAATCGAAGGAAAAACCGCTTTCCTAATCTATGAAAACTTGAATAAGTTAGATAAAAGTCACTATCAAACAGAAAATGGGACGATTAAACTCACGCTTAGCAAAAAAGAACTCGCCGAATTGGCAAATGCTTGGCTAGAAGAATTCCGCTCCAATCATGATTTTATAAGTTTTTACGCAAACGTGTCGGGACTAAAAGAATCGCAAGCAAAGGAATCATGGAATGCTAGTAGTAGCGATATGCAAGAAACGCTGAAGGCGCTCATTCAGAATAAGAACATCCAACTGAGCACGGTGATGACCTTACATCCTGACGCAGACAAAGGTATTAAAAAGCTAGTTATAACCGTCGATTATGCCAATCAGGAAAATCATCAGAAACTAAAATTCAACTTTACGATGGAGCTTCTAGACTTTGAGAAAATTCCTGAGTCTCCGAGTAAGGCAGATATCGTTACGAAGAAAGAACTCGATAATGTGATGACCGACGTTATACAAGCGCAGCGAAAATGA